The DNA sequence TTAACCGGCGCCTTTACATCTATGTTCAAACGCTCAAGCCGTTCGCAATCGAACAAACTGAACAGGATTTTTGCCTTAGCTTTATATTTTAGAAGATAAAACGTGTTCGCTTTTTCCCGAATTGATGCCGTTTCTTTCTTCAGTTTTTTTAGCGCATTCTGTAAAGAGCTGTCAGATAAACCTGTATGCACTTTTAGTTGATTATAGTAAAGCAGTTTCTTTTTTGTTTCGTAAAATGCAAAGTATATCTTTTCTTCGGCAGATAATTTTTCCATACCTGTGCTTAGTTGAGCATATTTATATAGTTACGCCACTTTTTGGCGCAATTGCGCCACTTTCTGGCGTTTAATCGTGAAAATACGTTTTATGGAAACAATCGTCGCACATCCCGTTGTGCCAATCCTTGTTATGCGCCGAGATTTTCTTGCTGCATTTCTTGCAGTTGAAGTTCATGTCCTCATCATGCTTTTTGTGAAATGTTTTCATTTTTTCTTCTGTTTCCTCCCCGCTAATTGATTCGATAAAAGAACCGTCTGCCCAAAAGCCGAGGTCTTTATCATGTTTTTGTTTATTCATTAGCCCCACATGATTTGAGTATATCTAAGCGCTTATAAACCATTGCGCTATGCATTGCCGATAGATTTTATAATATTCATAAACCCAAACCCCAACGAATTCCGCTCGCCAAACCCGCACTCAATCCCGAACTCCAAAAGCTTCCTCTGCTCCTCGGACATATATGAAAACGAAAACTCCCAGATTGATCCGGCAACCTGATATTCCTTTCCGCCTTCGATAATGTAGCTTGCCGCCGGCTTCTTGTAGCGGTATTGCTCAAAAACTGGAAATTCGTCAATCGCAGTACTATAATATTCATTATACTTCTTGAACAAGTTCTCGTTCAATTGCTTCACAAACGCGCTAAAGTCAATAGAAGGCCGCCAATAGACATAATTTTTCTTTCTCTCTGCCGGCGGGATGCCGTACAAATCATAATTCTTCTCCGGAATTCTTATTGTAATCGGAGTGGCGGCAATGATAGTTGCGCCGCCAGAAAGTTTCGGCTTAATAATTGACGTTCCTGTAACCGCAAAGGACATGTCTCCGATATTTACGGGCGCGCCTTTCTCCTTCAAATTTTCGATTTCTGCCTGAACAGCTTTAATTATTTTTTCATTAGGTGAAGAAAAAAGCAAATTTCTTGACTCGCCTGCACCCATAGCAGCTATCGGGTATATGTTCGAAAAACAGAAAAACTTGTATCCTTTCTTGTCATGAAGCGAATCACTGCCTGCGTTCCTCAGCAAATTATAGAAAAAGCCCTGCATTTTGGCGTGGTATTTCATTTCGTAAGCGCAATCTTTCAGGGACTTTAAACGGAACAAGAGCCGCATAAACTTCTATGAAGAAGAAGATATATTTAAAGCTATCGCATATTCGATTGCCAGCGTCAATAATTATCCAGCGTCTCAAGAATGTCATTGTCGGAACCGTCTTTTTTATTTTTCAGAAGTTTTTTTATGCGCGCGGAAGCCGTTTCTTTTGATACCGCAATTTCAGGCCTTGACAATTGCGAAACCTGCCTCTGAAGCTTTTCCTGGCGCGCGTAAATCTCAACAATCGCAAGCCAGAGCTGCGCGATTGCAGGATCTCTTTGAGTTTCGTATACGCTCCTGTTCCTTGCAATTATGCTTAAGAGCTCATTAAGCTTTCGCGCGGATTCGCGATCTGATTTCAGCAGTTCATCAAGAAGCGCATTCTTTGGCATACATTATATAAACACAGAATCTTTTTATGCGTTTAGAAGACGGCTTTTTGCGCTGATTTAGCTTTTTAAGCATCATCCGCGAATTATTAGATATGGGCGGCTTTTTTTCAAAACTCATAACATCACTCCTTGGAGAAAAAGAAGAGAAACCAAAAGAGCAAAGCGAGCGGCTTGCCGAAGTCAAATCCGCGCTTTCAAGCCGTGTGCATGCACGACCAGGAGAATATGATGATGCTGAAGGCGAAAGCACAATATATACCATGATTAAGAAAGCATATCGCCGCGTGGCGTCTGCCCTGTCGAAAAAGAGCAATGATCGACGCGCTGTTGCCATGACCGGAGTTGCTGTTGCAGTCTTAATCACGCTTCTATCATACACCCAATTATTTTTTTACCTGCACGGAACCGTTCTTGCAATTATTTTCATCCTTATCGCCGCGATGTCAAAACTAATACAAAAACTTATTCCGACTGTTGTTGGTTTTGACATGTGCCTCTTCTTTACCGTACTGGTTGGAATCGCGTACCACCCCCTCGCTGGAATCGCAGTAGGTGTATTATCATCAACACTGGGCTCTATTATCCGGGGACAATACGATATGACAAATGTCATAATGCCGAATGCGGGCTACATTGCCGCGGGAATTCTGCTTCCGTTCTTTGCAGGTTCAAGCATAATGGTTACCGGAATGGTTCTTACAGCAGTATATATTATTCTGATGTCAATAATATTCTGGTTTAAATATTATTCAATAAGCAACACCGCAACATTTGTTGTGACTTCGCTTGCATTTAATTACGTGCTTTTCAGCAGCTATTCAACTTACTTTTTAAAGATAATGGGAGTCAATGGTTAGGTATTTAAACCTTTCGAGACAAAAAAAGAGAGTGATGAAAGGGAATGTATTTAATTTCTCTGCAAAAAATCACATATACTCAATAATCACAAACGATGATAATAATGCCTGAAACATCAAATACTGAAGAACAAAAGAACGCGGCGGATTCTGGCGCACAAGAAGCAAGTAAACCGAATACGGTTAAAACTGAAAACACTTCTGGCACAAATAATGCGAATAATTCCGAAAGCAACCGAAATGAAAGCCCGAAGTCAGCTGAACTGAGGAAGAAACGCGATGATCTCAATGAATCCGTAAAGAAATTAATTTCTGAAAGCAAGCAATCATACTCAGGCCTTGAAAAGCTGCGCAACGATCTTAGGGAGAAAAAAGCGCAAAGAGATGCAGAGAACAAGATAATACAAGGATACAAGGCAAAACGCGACGCAGTTAATGAGCGGCTCAAAAAAGAGCGTGACGCCCTGAACAAAATTCGCGAGGAATTAAATCAGATAAAGCGGGCAAGCTTAGAGAATCCAAAGAACATAGAAAAAGAAATCAAGCGCCTTGAATGGGATGTCCAGACAAAGCACCTCAACGCAAAGGCGGAAGACGCTTTGTGGGGCAAAATAAATGCCCTTCGCCGCGAGCTAAAATCAATGGACACATACACAAATAAAAAAGACGAACTGAAAAACTCAAGGAAAGCGGTTCGCATAATTGAAAAAGAGGCGCGCGACATACACAAGCTCGTTATGGAGCACTCGGAAAAAAGCGAGATATATCACAGAGAACTTCTTGCAATTTTCGAAGATATAAAGAAAATGGATGACATACTTCCTGAACTGACAAAAAGTATTATGGAAGCCAAATCCGCAGCTGACGAAGCGCATAATGAGTACCTTGATGCAAAGGGAATCTCCCGAAAGCACCGCGATACATACGATGCCGCAACGCGAAAAGAGCTCAAGGAAAAATCAGATGAGCTTTTAGCTGAATTCAAGAAAGGAAAGAAGCTCAGCCTCGAAGACATCATGGCAATACAGGCAGGGGAAAAATAAGAATTTCTAAAGAAAAAAATCGCGCGCAATATTGGGTTTCCTGGAATCCTTAACACGCGTATGAAGATTTTCTGATTACTATGTGCTTAGTATGATATAAAAATGATAATAAATTCAAGAAAGAAATAAAACGCCCCCTTTCGGGGGCTTTTTGTTAATTAATTAAAATTTAGTTTTAACGTTTTGTATTGGATTTAAGCATCTCTTGCAATGCCGTAAATCTGTTTCAAAGCGACAATAATCACTGCAGGAGTGACGAATGTCATAATGCCTACAAGAATTTTATTAAGCATTTCGCCAACTACTGGCACTGCTTGAATTCCTGTTCCCGCAAGGGATGAAACAAGAACCATAGACACTGCAGCGAGCAAGAATGGTCCGGTTTCCTTATCAGTCACATTTATCAAACCAACGATAATACCCAAAACAACTAGTGCTTCGGTTACGTAGGTCGGATTCAATGTCACAAGACTTGCAACTACGGCGATAACGACACCGCCAATAAATGCATAACTTCCTATTTGTTCAAGTTTCATTCAGATTCACCTTAAATGTATTGGTTCAGAGGCTTTATAT is a window from the Nanoarchaeota archaeon genome containing:
- the cas6 gene encoding CRISPR-associated endoribonuclease Cas6, which translates into the protein MRLLFRLKSLKDCAYEMKYHAKMQGFFYNLLRNAGSDSLHDKKGYKFFCFSNIYPIAAMGAGESRNLLFSSPNEKIIKAVQAEIENLKEKGAPVNIGDMSFAVTGTSIIKPKLSGGATIIAATPITIRIPEKNYDLYGIPPAERKKNYVYWRPSIDFSAFVKQLNENLFKKYNEYYSTAIDEFPVFEQYRYKKPAASYIIEGGKEYQVAGSIWEFSFSYMSEEQRKLLEFGIECGFGERNSLGFGFMNIIKSIGNA